One Saccharopolyspora erythraea NRRL 2338 genomic region harbors:
- a CDS encoding ESX-1 secretion-associated protein yields the protein MADEMNVVIEGLRSHASKVDGVVDRLNTAVDASREVTLNNDAYGILCQPFALMIESVEQNGVETLRKAVDAMREVADNVRATAEEYQAVDDDNSSMLGELGR from the coding sequence GTGGCCGATGAGATGAACGTCGTCATCGAGGGACTGCGTTCCCACGCGTCCAAGGTGGACGGTGTGGTGGACCGGCTGAACACGGCTGTCGACGCCTCGCGGGAAGTCACGCTGAACAACGACGCCTACGGGATCCTCTGCCAGCCCTTCGCCCTCATGATCGAGTCGGTGGAGCAGAACGGCGTCGAGACGTTGCGCAAGGCTGTCGACGCGATGCGGGAGGTCGCCGACAACGTCCGCGCCACCGCCGAGGAGTACCAGGCCGTCGACGACGACAACTCCAGCATGCTCGGCGAGCTGGGCCGATGA
- a CDS encoding YbaB/EbfC family nucleoid-associated protein, whose amino-acid sequence MFGDTSATERMVREWQERATERAEKFNRMSEQVEQISVTESSRDGTVELTVASNGILTGIHIAESASARPMSQLSSEIMHTLRVAQSRIPELMERAVADTVGSDDSAGQHIVGRLRARFPEPPEEDQDDQVRSRRTGVQEMDYRVEDDYEPPSRPAPPRQAPGHAPSRPPQRRRPDDDFDEDYGSGSFLR is encoded by the coding sequence ATGTTCGGGGACACCAGCGCGACCGAGCGCATGGTCCGGGAGTGGCAGGAACGGGCCACCGAACGTGCCGAGAAGTTCAACCGCATGAGCGAGCAGGTCGAGCAGATCTCGGTCACCGAGTCCTCCCGCGACGGCACCGTCGAGCTCACCGTCGCCTCCAACGGCATCCTGACCGGGATCCACATCGCCGAGAGCGCCTCCGCGCGCCCGATGTCGCAGCTGTCCTCCGAGATCATGCACACCCTGCGGGTCGCCCAGTCACGCATCCCGGAGCTCATGGAGCGGGCGGTCGCCGACACCGTCGGCTCTGACGACTCCGCGGGACAGCACATCGTCGGCCGGCTCAGGGCGCGGTTCCCCGAACCCCCCGAGGAAGACCAGGACGACCAGGTGCGCTCGCGGCGCACGGGAGTCCAGGAGATGGACTACCGCGTCGAGGACGACTACGAGCCGCCGTCGCGGCCCGCGCCGCCGCGCCAGGCGCCCGGGCATGCCCCGTCGCGACCGCCCCAGCGCAGGCGGCCGGACGACGACTTCGACGAGGACTACGGAAGCGGTTCGTTCCTGCGCTGA
- a CDS encoding PLP-dependent aminotransferase family protein, protein MSRSSPELDLHLDWDGRADSRGLAAALRTAIRAGRLPAGSRVPSTRALAQDFGIARGTVTRAYEQLVVEGFLLSRQGAPTTVAARLGDPDEVEDVPPTADSSVPHWDFRPGRPNLSAFPRRDWLAAGRRAMRDASPGDLDYGDVQGHPSLREALADYLGRVRAVVTTPDRIVICNGYSQALWLLSKALQDMGRGAIDFEDPSLPQLRAIPASLGLTVRGVPVDEGGIDVSALRGDAVVVTPAHQFPLGTTMESARRTELVRGAKTGERLVVEDDYDGEFRFDRQPVGSLQGMAPNHVAYAGTASKTLAPALRLAWLVLPPHLVERVRTHKRHGGLHAPMLEQLTLAELIRSGAYDQHVRRSRATYRWRRERLLEALDGLRLRHSPYPAAIDAGLHLTLRLDPEGPTEQEVLARARKRSVDFDLLGPCWATRGEHPKGVVIGYAAPADDAFRPGLDVLMEVLDR, encoded by the coding sequence ATGTCGCGGTCCAGTCCCGAGCTCGACCTGCACCTGGACTGGGACGGCCGCGCGGACAGCCGCGGGCTCGCGGCCGCGCTGCGCACGGCGATCCGCGCCGGAAGGCTCCCGGCGGGCAGCCGGGTCCCTTCGACGCGCGCCCTCGCCCAGGACTTCGGCATCGCGCGCGGCACGGTCACCCGCGCTTACGAACAACTCGTCGTCGAAGGGTTCCTGCTGTCCAGGCAGGGTGCGCCGACGACCGTGGCGGCCCGGTTGGGCGACCCGGACGAGGTTGAGGACGTGCCACCGACCGCGGACTCGTCGGTCCCGCACTGGGACTTCCGCCCCGGCAGGCCGAACCTGAGCGCGTTCCCGCGCCGCGACTGGCTCGCCGCAGGCAGGCGCGCCATGCGCGACGCCTCCCCCGGCGACCTCGACTACGGCGACGTCCAGGGACATCCCTCACTGCGGGAGGCGCTCGCCGACTACCTGGGCCGAGTGCGGGCGGTGGTGACCACACCGGACCGCATCGTCATATGCAACGGCTACAGCCAGGCGTTGTGGCTGCTCAGCAAGGCCCTTCAGGACATGGGCCGGGGCGCGATCGACTTCGAGGACCCGTCGCTGCCGCAGCTGCGCGCCATCCCGGCCAGCCTCGGGCTCACCGTGCGGGGCGTGCCCGTCGACGAAGGCGGCATCGACGTCTCGGCGCTGCGCGGCGACGCCGTGGTGGTCACGCCCGCGCACCAGTTCCCGCTCGGCACCACCATGGAGTCGGCCCGCCGCACCGAACTCGTGCGCGGCGCGAAGACCGGCGAGCGGCTGGTCGTCGAGGACGACTACGACGGCGAGTTCCGGTTCGACCGGCAGCCGGTCGGGTCGCTGCAGGGCATGGCGCCCAACCACGTCGCGTACGCGGGCACCGCGAGCAAGACGCTCGCGCCCGCGCTGCGGCTGGCCTGGCTGGTGCTGCCGCCGCACCTGGTGGAGCGGGTGCGGACGCACAAGCGCCACGGCGGACTGCACGCGCCGATGCTCGAACAGCTCACGCTGGCCGAGCTGATCCGCTCCGGTGCCTACGACCAGCACGTGCGCCGGTCGCGGGCGACCTACCGGTGGCGGCGGGAACGGCTGCTCGAAGCGCTCGACGGGCTGCGGCTGCGCCACTCGCCGTATCCGGCGGCCATCGATGCCGGTTTGCACCTGACCCTCCGGCTCGACCCGGAGGGGCCGACGGAGCAGGAGGTGCTGGCCAGGGCCCGGAAGCGCTCGGTCGACTTCGACCTGCTGGGACCGTGCTGGGCGACGCGGGGCGAGCATCCGAAGGGTGTGGTGATCGGATATGCCGCCCCGGCCGACGACGCCTTCCGGCCCGGGCTGGACGTGCTCATGGAGGTCCTGGACCGCTAG
- a CDS encoding alpha/beta fold hydrolase, whose translation MAFPTAECEAAFSAVYDSVLARWPDDVEALDVPTPYGSTRVHACGDGPPLFLLHGAGTTSMVWFANVGELSRSHRVYAVDQIGDAGRSVHDGRPITALADLMAWLDAVLDHLEVDQARMCGHSYGAWIALHYALHSSRVDRLALLDPTACFARWKLSYLLRAVPMLRPNAKRTRDFLRWETGGAPMDPACLEIQALAASFLGAKVVIKPNPKPAELSVPTLVLVAENSKAHDIRKLIARARRIVPHVETGVLPGVSHHGVPTGNATDVNRRLLRFFGKPAPVTAATDES comes from the coding sequence ATGGCGTTCCCGACAGCAGAATGCGAGGCCGCTTTCTCCGCGGTGTACGACTCGGTACTCGCCCGGTGGCCCGACGACGTGGAGGCGCTCGACGTCCCGACGCCCTACGGCAGCACCCGGGTCCACGCGTGCGGCGACGGCCCGCCGCTGTTCCTGCTGCACGGTGCCGGGACGACGTCGATGGTGTGGTTCGCCAACGTCGGGGAGCTCAGCCGCAGCCACCGCGTCTACGCCGTCGACCAGATCGGCGACGCCGGCCGCAGCGTCCACGACGGCCGCCCGATCACGGCGCTGGCCGACTTGATGGCGTGGCTCGACGCGGTGCTGGACCACCTGGAGGTCGACCAGGCCCGCATGTGCGGGCACTCCTACGGGGCGTGGATCGCGCTGCACTACGCGCTGCACTCGTCCAGAGTGGACCGGCTCGCGCTGCTGGACCCGACGGCGTGCTTCGCCCGCTGGAAGCTCTCCTACCTGCTGCGCGCCGTCCCGATGCTGCGGCCGAACGCGAAGCGGACCCGCGACTTCCTGCGCTGGGAGACCGGCGGGGCGCCGATGGACCCGGCGTGCCTGGAGATCCAGGCGCTGGCGGCGTCGTTCCTCGGCGCGAAGGTGGTCATCAAGCCGAACCCGAAGCCCGCCGAGCTGTCGGTGCCGACGCTGGTGCTGGTCGCCGAGAACAGCAAGGCCCACGACATCCGCAAGCTCATCGCCCGCGCCCGCCGGATCGTGCCGCACGTGGAAACCGGGGTGCTGCCCGGTGTCAGCCACCACGGCGTGCCCACCGGCAACGCCACCGACGTCAACCGCAGGCTCCTGCGGTTCTTCGGCAAGCCCGCGCCGGTGACGGCCGCGACGGACGAGTCCTAG
- a CDS encoding DUF6319 family protein — MSEQETGQEQTAGTEQSQDAAEATSTASSAEAGSESSQAPATEAADSAPKKPRARKQSTAKKTRTVELTLTVTGTAEGEWQADLMHQGKRVVQGLQVPAAAVSKAAAELHSEISEAIDGVISAAREQHEAKLAELEAEVERVRKALAELEG; from the coding sequence TTGAGCGAACAGGAAACAGGTCAGGAGCAGACCGCGGGGACCGAGCAGTCGCAGGACGCCGCCGAGGCCACCTCGACGGCGTCCTCCGCCGAGGCCGGCTCGGAGTCGAGCCAGGCTCCGGCGACCGAGGCCGCCGACTCCGCGCCGAAGAAGCCGCGTGCCCGCAAGCAGAGCACCGCCAAGAAGACCCGCACGGTCGAGCTGACGCTGACGGTGACCGGCACCGCCGAAGGTGAGTGGCAGGCCGACCTGATGCACCAGGGCAAGCGCGTCGTGCAGGGCCTGCAGGTGCCGGCCGCCGCGGTGTCCAAGGCCGCCGCCGAGCTGCACTCGGAGATCTCCGAGGCGATCGACGGCGTGATCAGCGCTGCCCGCGAACAGCACGAGGCCAAGCTCGCCGAGCTGGAGGCCGAGGTCGAGCGGGTCCGCAAGGCCCTGGCCGAGCTCGAGGGCTGA
- a CDS encoding DNA-directed RNA polymerase subunit beta', whose protein sequence is MLDVNFFDELRIGLATADDIRQWSYGEVKKPETINYRTLKPEKDGLFCEKIFGPTRDWECYCGKYKRVRFKGIICERCGVEVTRAKVRRERMGHIELAASVTHIWYFKGVPSRLGYLLDLAPKDLEKIIYFAAYVITSVNTEMRHNEMSTLEAEIGVERKQIADQRDADLEARAQKLEADLAELEQEGAKSDVRRKVKEGGEREMRQLRDRAQRELDKLDEIWETFTKLEPRQLIADELLYRELYDRFGEYFTGGMGAESIQALLQDFDINAEADQLRETIRSGKGQKKLRALKRLKVVAAFQATGNNPSGMVLNCVPVIPPDLRPMVQLDGGRFATSDLNDLYRRVINRNNRLKRLIDLGAPEIIVNNEKRMLQESVDALFDNGRRGRPVTGPGNRPLKSLSDLLKGKQGRFRQNLLGKRVDYSGRSVIVVGPQLKLHQCGLPKEMAVELFKPFVMKRLVDLNHAQNIKSAKRMVERQRPQVWDVLEEVIAEHPVLLNRAPTLHRLGIQAFEPQLVEGKAIQLHPLVCEAFNADFDGDQMAVHLPLSAEAQAEARILMLSSNNILSPASGRPLAMPRLDMVTGLYHLTRQLDGAKGEGQSFSSVGEAIMAFDRGGLDLQAKVKIRVRDLVPNAEQRPEDWEPGQPWLAETTLGRVWFNELLPEDYPFVNDLLPKKRQAAIVNDLAERYPMVTVAQTLDKLKDAGFHWATRSGVTVSISDVVVPPNKTEILDGYEAKADQVEKRYRRGALSYQERNAELVKVWTAAKDEVAEAMEANFPEDNSISMIVKSGAAGNMTQVVQLAGMRGLVSNPKGEYIPRPIKANFREGLSVLEYFISNHGARKGLADTALRTADSGYLTRRLVDVSQDVIVRETDCGTERGIRMPIAEKLPDGKLLRDAHVETSVYARTTAEDVTDSDGNVVLARGSDLGDPAIEKLLAAGVTKVKVRSVLTCESGVGVCAVCYGRSMATGKLVDVGEAVGIVAAQSIGEPGTQLTMRTFHQGGVAGDDITTGLPRVQELFEARVPKGKAPIADAPGRIRMEDNDRYWKITIIPDDGSEEIVYDKLSKRQRLAAISVDGTERQITDGDHVDVGQQLLEGAVDPHEVLRVMGPREAQLHLVREVQEVYRSQGVGIHDKHVEVIVRQMLRRVIIIDSGATEFLPGSPVERSQFEGENRRVVAEGGDPASGRPVLMGITKASLATESWLSAASFQETTRILTNAAIEGASDKLVGLKENVIIGKLIPAGTGINRYRNIQVQPTEEARAAAYAIPSYDDGYYTPDVFGTGTGAAVPLDDYDFGRDYR, encoded by the coding sequence GTGCTTGACGTCAACTTCTTCGATGAACTCCGCATCGGCCTCGCCACGGCCGACGACATCCGCCAGTGGTCGTACGGCGAGGTCAAGAAGCCCGAAACGATCAACTACCGCACCCTGAAGCCGGAGAAGGACGGGCTCTTCTGCGAGAAGATCTTCGGTCCGACCCGCGACTGGGAATGCTACTGCGGCAAGTACAAGCGGGTGCGCTTCAAGGGCATCATCTGCGAGCGCTGCGGTGTCGAGGTCACCCGCGCCAAGGTGCGCCGTGAGCGGATGGGCCACATCGAGCTCGCCGCCTCGGTGACCCACATCTGGTACTTCAAGGGCGTCCCGAGCCGGCTGGGCTACCTGCTCGACTTGGCCCCGAAGGACCTCGAGAAGATCATCTACTTCGCCGCCTACGTGATCACCTCGGTGAACACCGAGATGCGGCACAACGAGATGTCGACCCTCGAGGCCGAGATCGGTGTCGAGCGCAAGCAGATCGCCGACCAGCGCGACGCGGACCTCGAGGCCCGCGCCCAGAAGCTGGAAGCCGACCTGGCCGAGCTGGAGCAGGAGGGCGCCAAGAGCGACGTCCGCCGCAAGGTCAAGGAGGGCGGCGAGCGCGAGATGCGCCAGCTGCGCGACCGCGCGCAGCGCGAGCTCGACAAGCTCGACGAGATCTGGGAGACCTTCACCAAGCTGGAGCCCCGCCAGCTCATCGCCGACGAGCTGCTCTACCGCGAGCTCTACGACCGCTTCGGCGAGTACTTCACCGGCGGCATGGGCGCGGAGTCCATCCAGGCGCTGCTGCAGGACTTCGACATCAACGCCGAGGCCGACCAGCTGCGCGAGACGATCCGCTCGGGCAAGGGCCAGAAGAAGCTGCGCGCGCTCAAGCGGCTGAAGGTCGTCGCGGCGTTCCAGGCCACCGGCAACAACCCGAGCGGCATGGTGCTCAACTGCGTGCCGGTCATCCCGCCGGACCTGCGTCCGATGGTGCAGCTCGACGGTGGCCGCTTCGCGACCTCCGACCTCAACGACCTGTACCGCCGGGTCATCAACCGCAACAACCGCCTCAAGAGGCTGATCGACCTCGGCGCGCCCGAGATCATCGTCAACAACGAGAAGCGGATGCTGCAGGAGTCCGTCGACGCGCTGTTCGACAACGGCCGTCGCGGGCGTCCGGTGACCGGCCCGGGCAACCGGCCGCTGAAGTCGCTGTCCGACCTGCTCAAGGGCAAGCAGGGCCGGTTCCGCCAGAACCTGCTGGGCAAGCGCGTCGACTACTCCGGCCGTTCGGTCATCGTCGTCGGCCCGCAGCTCAAGCTGCACCAGTGCGGCCTGCCGAAGGAGATGGCGGTCGAGCTGTTCAAGCCGTTCGTCATGAAGCGGCTGGTCGACCTCAACCACGCGCAGAACATCAAGTCCGCCAAGCGGATGGTGGAGCGCCAGCGCCCCCAGGTGTGGGACGTGCTGGAAGAGGTCATCGCCGAGCACCCGGTGCTGCTCAACCGTGCTCCGACGCTGCACCGCCTGGGCATCCAGGCCTTCGAGCCGCAGCTGGTCGAGGGCAAGGCGATCCAGCTGCACCCGCTGGTCTGCGAGGCCTTCAACGCCGACTTCGACGGTGACCAGATGGCGGTGCACCTGCCGCTGTCGGCCGAGGCGCAGGCCGAGGCCCGCATCCTGATGCTGTCCAGCAACAACATCCTGTCGCCGGCCTCCGGCCGGCCGCTGGCGATGCCGCGTCTGGACATGGTCACCGGCCTGTACCACCTGACCCGTCAGCTGGACGGCGCCAAGGGCGAGGGCCAGTCCTTCTCCTCGGTCGGCGAGGCGATCATGGCCTTCGACCGCGGCGGGCTGGACCTGCAGGCCAAGGTCAAGATCCGGGTCCGCGACCTGGTGCCCAACGCCGAGCAGCGCCCGGAGGACTGGGAGCCCGGTCAGCCCTGGCTGGCCGAGACGACCCTGGGCCGGGTGTGGTTCAACGAACTGCTGCCCGAGGACTACCCGTTCGTCAACGACCTGCTGCCGAAGAAGCGGCAGGCGGCGATCGTCAACGACCTCGCCGAGCGGTACCCGATGGTCACCGTCGCCCAGACGCTGGACAAGCTCAAGGACGCCGGTTTCCACTGGGCCACCCGTTCCGGTGTGACCGTGTCGATCTCCGACGTGGTCGTGCCGCCGAACAAGACCGAGATCCTCGACGGCTACGAGGCCAAGGCCGACCAGGTCGAGAAGCGCTACCGCCGCGGTGCGCTGTCGTACCAGGAGCGCAACGCCGAGCTGGTCAAGGTCTGGACGGCGGCCAAGGACGAGGTCGCCGAGGCCATGGAGGCGAACTTCCCCGAGGACAACTCGATCAGCATGATCGTCAAGTCCGGGGCCGCCGGTAACATGACCCAGGTCGTCCAGCTGGCCGGTATGCGTGGTCTGGTGTCGAACCCGAAGGGTGAGTACATCCCGCGCCCGATCAAGGCGAACTTCCGCGAGGGCCTGTCGGTGCTGGAGTACTTCATCTCCAACCACGGTGCCCGCAAGGGTCTGGCCGACACCGCGCTGCGGACCGCCGACTCGGGTTACCTGACCCGTCGTCTGGTGGACGTCTCGCAGGACGTCATCGTCCGCGAGACCGACTGCGGCACCGAGCGCGGCATCCGGATGCCGATCGCGGAGAAGCTGCCCGACGGCAAGCTGCTGCGCGACGCGCACGTGGAGACCAGCGTCTACGCCCGGACCACCGCCGAGGACGTCACCGACTCCGACGGCAACGTGGTGCTGGCCCGCGGTTCGGACCTGGGCGACCCGGCGATCGAGAAGCTGCTCGCCGCCGGTGTCACCAAGGTCAAGGTCCGCAGCGTCCTGACCTGCGAGTCCGGCGTCGGCGTCTGCGCGGTCTGCTACGGCCGTTCGATGGCCACCGGCAAGCTGGTGGACGTCGGCGAGGCCGTCGGCATCGTCGCCGCCCAGTCGATCGGTGAGCCGGGCACGCAGCTGACGATGCGTACCTTCCACCAGGGCGGTGTCGCCGGTGACGACATCACCACCGGTCTGCCGCGTGTGCAGGAGCTGTTCGAAGCCCGGGTCCCGAAGGGCAAGGCGCCGATCGCCGACGCCCCCGGCCGGATCCGGATGGAGGACAACGACCGGTACTGGAAGATCACGATCATCCCGGACGACGGCAGCGAGGAGATCGTCTACGACAAGCTGTCCAAGCGGCAGCGGCTCGCGGCGATCTCGGTCGACGGCACCGAGCGGCAGATCACCGACGGCGACCACGTCGACGTCGGCCAGCAGTTGCTGGAAGGTGCGGTCGACCCGCACGAGGTGCTGCGGGTCATGGGCCCCCGCGAGGCGCAGCTCCACCTGGTCCGCGAGGTCCAGGAGGTCTACCGCTCGCAGGGTGTGGGCATCCACGACAAGCACGTCGAGGTGATCGTCCGGCAGATGCTGCGGCGGGTCATCATCATCGACTCCGGTGCGACCGAGTTCCTGCCCGGCTCGCCGGTCGAGCGCTCGCAGTTCGAGGGCGAGAACCGGCGCGTGGTGGCCGAGGGCGGCGACCCGGCGTCCGGCCGTCCGGTGCTGATGGGCATCACCAAGGCGTCGCTGGCCACCGAGTCGTGGCTGTCGGCGGCCTCCTTCCAGGAGACGACCAGGATCCTCACCAACGCCGCGATCGAGGGCGCGAGCGACAAGCTGGTCGGCCTGAAGGAGAACGTGATCATCGGCAAGCTGATCCCGGCCGGTACGGGCATCAACCGCTACCGCAACATCCAGGTGCAGCCGACGGAGGAGGCGCGGGCCGCGGCCTACGCGATCCCGTCCTACGACGACGGCTACTACACCCCGGATGTCTTCGGTACCGGCACCGGTGCCGCGGTTCCGCTGGACGACTACGACTTCGGCCGCGACTACCGCTGA